The following coding sequences lie in one Capsicum annuum cultivar UCD-10X-F1 chromosome 5, UCD10Xv1.1, whole genome shotgun sequence genomic window:
- the LOC124898682 gene encoding monothiol glutaredoxin-S2-like yields the protein MDMVMKLGASSTVVIFIKSSCCISHTIETLIRSFGTNPIVYELDTHSNGKQMEKALIELGYQPSVPAIFIGKELVGGANEIMSLNVSGKLKQMLIRANAIWV from the coding sequence ATGGATATGGTGATGAAGTTGGGAGCATCAAGCACGGTGGTGATATTCATCAAGAGTAGCTGTTGCATTTCTCATACCATCGAGACCCTTATTCGTAGTTTTGGTACAAACCCTATAGTTTACGAGCTCGATACACATTCAAATGGGAAGCAAATGGAGAAGGCACTGATTGAATTAGGGTATCAACCAAGTGTACCAGCAATATTTATAGGGAAAGAGTTAGTTGGTGGTGCTAATGAGATAATGAGCCTTAATGTAAGTGGAAAACTTAAACAAATGCTCATTAGGGCTAATGCCATTTGGGTATAg